The following proteins are co-located in the Nitrospira sp. genome:
- a CDS encoding putative baseplate assembly protein, with protein sequence MSPSPENECGCCAGIAAETPALLFNRPGLSAIAYRVGAYQSFKRSLQARLCDGRWPVLRGLRTRDDDDFTLALLDAWAVTGDILTFYQERIANESYLRTATERLSILEQSRLLGYQLGPGLAAATHLAFTLEENPGLPKQAARPVTLAVGTKVQSVPGPDEQPQTFETVEAIDARAEWNALRAQLTETQALAWNMTSIWLDGTSLTLTVGDTFLIVADNGLAFEASLRRVTHIEPDIDLRSTRVWLADISTSAGSIAATQPGVYVMRTIASPFGHNAPLQATYANNAYTYDEWDLDGETEGVLGLSSRQDRILVDSWAAVERENNFVPGSRVWTFAKVTGVTHQSMAKYGMAGSVTKLSFDKEVWVTEGADLAALRQITVAAQSEALPLTKTPLFYPVYGEELSFDQLVDGLMPGRPLAVSGTRQRIRVTAVPRTSNRRRLPVDFPGDVPSPPDLPDVPDIELPPILMFDSGGFVLLTVGDILSLLAPPMTIAGSIFSALAPPEFGAVLSDSAPSMLRLQVMDRDGKSGYVNISAGAIELVAPSEKDDAVSEIVFIDEAIGTSIIQDRDRTTVQLTTSLANVYERTTVRINANVAAATHGESVKEPLGSGDAAVPYQAFTLRQPPVTYVGATTPSGSASTLKVYVNEVLWQEVPFFYGHGSTERIYITRQDDGGRTTIRFGDGITGARLPTGQNNVRAEYRKGTGLGGLVRAGQLNLLMSRPLGLKGVVNSEAAQGAEEPESRDDARRNAPLTVLALDRAVSLQDYEDFARTFSGVAKAQAVWVWDGRKRSIFLTVAGPNGEVPDEDGSVMAKLKEALRAYGDPYVPFTVRSYRQAWFELAGIVTVHLDHVTETVMTAVAETLRQRYAFEARSFGQPVALSDVIAAIQAVPGVVAVDLDRFSRTDQSLPAIQARLIADSPAMGADGVVPAAELLLLDPASLTQLKAMP encoded by the coding sequence ATGAGTCCATCGCCAGAGAACGAATGCGGTTGCTGCGCCGGCATCGCTGCCGAAACTCCCGCCCTGCTCTTCAACCGGCCGGGCCTCTCGGCGATCGCCTATCGAGTCGGAGCCTATCAAAGCTTCAAGCGGAGCCTGCAAGCGAGACTGTGCGACGGCCGTTGGCCGGTGCTGCGCGGATTGAGGACACGCGACGACGATGATTTCACCTTGGCGCTGTTGGACGCCTGGGCGGTCACCGGCGACATCCTGACGTTCTATCAGGAACGAATTGCCAACGAGTCCTATCTCCGCACCGCGACGGAACGGCTGTCTATCCTGGAACAATCTCGGTTGCTAGGGTATCAGCTTGGCCCCGGCTTGGCCGCTGCGACCCACCTGGCCTTTACGCTGGAAGAGAACCCCGGTCTGCCGAAACAGGCCGCCCGGCCGGTCACGTTGGCGGTCGGGACCAAGGTGCAAAGTGTTCCGGGGCCGGATGAACAACCGCAAACCTTCGAGACGGTTGAGGCCATCGACGCGCGAGCGGAATGGAATGCGCTCAGGGCGCAATTGACGGAGACGCAGGCCCTCGCCTGGAATATGACGTCGATTTGGCTCGACGGAACCTCATTGACCTTAACGGTCGGCGATACGTTCCTCATCGTGGCCGACAACGGCCTCGCGTTCGAAGCTTCGTTGCGGCGGGTGACGCACATTGAGCCGGATATCGACCTGCGGAGCACCCGGGTCTGGTTGGCGGACATTTCGACCAGTGCGGGAAGTATCGCTGCGACTCAGCCGGGCGTCTACGTCATGCGGACGATTGCGTCGCCGTTCGGACACAATGCGCCGTTGCAAGCCACGTATGCGAATAACGCGTACACCTATGACGAATGGGATCTTGATGGTGAGACCGAAGGAGTTCTCGGACTCAGTTCCCGTCAAGACAGGATTTTGGTCGATAGCTGGGCTGCCGTCGAGCGTGAGAACAACTTCGTTCCGGGAAGCCGTGTCTGGACCTTTGCGAAAGTCACTGGTGTGACCCATCAGTCGATGGCGAAGTACGGCATGGCAGGCAGTGTTACCAAGCTCTCATTCGATAAAGAGGTGTGGGTGACGGAAGGGGCGGATCTTGCCGCACTTCGACAAATTACCGTTGCAGCTCAAAGTGAAGCACTCCCGTTGACCAAGACACCCTTATTCTATCCGGTCTATGGCGAGGAACTATCCTTCGACCAACTGGTTGATGGCTTGATGCCGGGTCGCCCGCTTGCAGTAAGCGGAACACGTCAGCGCATCCGTGTTACCGCCGTTCCTCGCACGTCAAACCGAAGACGCCTTCCTGTCGATTTTCCCGGCGATGTTCCAAGTCCGCCGGACCTGCCGGATGTGCCAGATATCGAGCTGCCGCCCATCCTCATGTTTGACTCTGGTGGGTTTGTCCTTCTCACTGTCGGAGACATTCTTTCCCTGCTCGCGCCTCCCATGACCATTGCCGGTTCCATCTTCAGCGCCCTTGCTCCACCGGAGTTCGGCGCGGTGCTGAGTGACTCCGCTCCATCGATGCTCCGTCTCCAGGTCATGGATCGAGACGGAAAAAGCGGGTACGTCAATATCAGCGCCGGGGCCATCGAGCTGGTGGCTCCGTCCGAAAAAGATGACGCGGTCAGCGAGATCGTGTTCATCGACGAAGCGATCGGGACCAGCATCATCCAGGATCGCGATCGCACGACCGTTCAACTCACGACGTCGTTGGCCAACGTGTACGAGCGGACGACGGTGCGCATCAACGCCAATGTCGCCGCAGCCACCCATGGCGAAAGCGTAAAGGAACCGTTGGGCAGCGGTGATGCGGCCGTGCCCTATCAGGCCTTCACGCTACGGCAACCGCCGGTGACCTACGTGGGGGCGACAACGCCGAGTGGATCGGCCTCGACGCTCAAGGTCTACGTGAACGAGGTCCTGTGGCAGGAGGTGCCGTTTTTCTACGGTCATGGCTCCACCGAGCGGATCTATATCACGAGGCAGGATGACGGGGGGCGCACGACGATCCGCTTCGGTGACGGCATCACGGGGGCGCGGTTGCCTACCGGCCAGAACAACGTGCGTGCGGAGTACCGGAAGGGCACGGGCCTTGGCGGGCTGGTGCGGGCCGGTCAGCTGAATCTCCTGATGAGCCGGCCGTTGGGATTGAAAGGCGTGGTCAATTCTGAGGCTGCGCAGGGGGCCGAGGAGCCGGAGTCGAGGGACGATGCGCGCAGGAATGCCCCACTCACCGTCCTGGCACTGGATCGCGCGGTGTCGCTGCAGGATTACGAAGATTTCGCCAGAACCTTTTCCGGCGTCGCCAAGGCTCAGGCCGTGTGGGTGTGGGACGGACGCAAGCGCAGCATCTTCCTGACTGTGGCCGGTCCGAACGGGGAGGTGCCGGATGAGGACGGCTCCGTGATGGCGAAACTCAAGGAGGCGCTCCGCGCCTATGGCGATCCGTATGTGCCCTTCACGGTCAGGAGTTACCGGCAGGCCTGGTTTGAACTCGCGGGGATCGTTACGGTGCATCTGGACCACGTGACGGAGACCGTCATGACGGCGGTGGCGGAGACGTTGCGGCAACGGTATGCCTTTGAGGCCAGGAGCTTCGGCCAGCCGGTCGCGCTGAGCGACGTGATCGCCGCGATCCAGGCCGTCCCCGGTGTAGTTGCGGTGGATCTGGACCGGTTCTCGCGCACAGACCAATCGCTGCCGGCGATTCAAGCTCGGTTGATCGCCGACAGCCCGGCCATGGGCGCGGACGGGGTCGTGCCGGCGGCGGAACTGTTGTTACTCGATCCCGCGTCTTTGACTCAACTGAAGGCGATGCCATGA
- a CDS encoding right-handed parallel beta-helix repeat-containing protein, giving the protein MSGDYSRKRFNPEKHYQGVLRQQGRVDLDADWNEYVDLQDRRWRAETIDVVGRCGVPSETPDGFKIELSGGELTVGQGRMYVDGYVAENHGTAPAFDATIEEQYGSAALPVKNQPYGGPLPVPPQVRSLVYLNVWRREVTHVLEPGLIEPAVNVDSTTRLQTAWQVRLLGNIPPEVNCETPLADIPGWPVGNNPSAARLTTTTVAVTTEPNPCLVPPTGGYRGLENHLYRIEVHSETASTVKVKWSRENAHVATTIAEILAGRTIVRVESLGRDDVLRFKTGDWVEFTNDQREFDGLPGEMRKVTVDDTNKTLTFSPALPIADFPQGVPDAAKHVRVIRWDQSGIVRKPDGSQLVNLDLTADGLIELSVANPGFVLEHGVQATLTILSGGRAHGGDYWCFAARTADADIERLNQAPPLGIHHHYCHLAIIEADGKIHDCRTVFPPLTELTPGCCTVVVQPGEDIQAAIDSLPEEGGCVCLKVGEHEIEAPIRIEQSNVSLHGETLGARVVRKSGTELLHIGHPDGVLLEHVTVSGLSLLLENKGQQGQGLQAMVAMDRCREAVLERCLLHAQVPTQIAGVVISRSTDVRVTGCVVDNVQYGVWTLADTTGLVIVGNSFDAANKRKSDGGLVGLLLQDVSFPARIEDNRLLGFVFGIVLNNGALTGTPFSLAAGSTIAGNYIVRLGAEVDPGTLKAFGIDVAADGCVISDNILLYNSPEYGGIAVSGRNTVVERNQLRSLLKEAGAVRPIALLLARFGGNGSLGTFGGRIAGNLVLGVQEGIVVIGNEGAELLDNRVESEGQEAGFGVLLAASSRVRVQGNRVTNTAWPVAASGGTANVLADNNLVRGGGGITAVFHTSLTCSQNRVEDMRHWGILSLVGFAKCALTENRVLNCGYQQAPSIGIGASLQLGELCVESCEVMNTGVSPDNTTISALSWGIIADLILEARVQSNLVTYANAALLDANQEHRALWMRGWLEQVITFGAGQVVFGFSAQILDNKFLGPGRTALVEVAQQNLSDTLFRRFERLFFSNNFCWHASVAAQGTATVSLSARSAIVMGNHIKTNVPIPSVDFHGMKEAVYMGNLAQANPVNFGGIPSPVSGFNRP; this is encoded by the coding sequence ATGAGTGGCGATTACAGCCGGAAACGATTTAACCCTGAGAAACATTACCAGGGCGTACTGCGGCAGCAGGGGCGGGTTGACCTCGATGCCGACTGGAACGAGTACGTAGACCTCCAGGACCGCCGGTGGCGGGCTGAGACCATCGACGTCGTGGGACGCTGCGGCGTGCCGAGCGAAACGCCGGACGGCTTCAAGATCGAGCTGAGCGGAGGGGAACTTACGGTCGGTCAGGGACGGATGTACGTCGACGGATACGTTGCCGAAAACCACGGCACGGCCCCCGCCTTCGATGCCACGATCGAAGAACAGTATGGTTCCGCCGCATTGCCGGTGAAGAATCAGCCCTATGGCGGGCCGCTCCCCGTTCCGCCGCAGGTGCGGTCGCTGGTCTATCTGAACGTCTGGCGACGCGAGGTGACGCATGTGCTGGAGCCTGGACTGATCGAACCGGCCGTTAACGTCGATTCCACGACCCGACTGCAGACGGCATGGCAAGTGCGGTTGCTGGGAAACATTCCGCCGGAGGTGAATTGCGAGACCCCGCTGGCCGACATCCCGGGTTGGCCGGTCGGCAATAACCCCTCCGCGGCGCGGTTGACCACCACCACGGTGGCGGTCACGACGGAGCCTAACCCCTGTCTGGTGCCGCCGACCGGCGGCTATCGCGGTCTGGAAAACCATTTGTACCGGATCGAGGTGCACAGCGAGACGGCGAGTACGGTGAAGGTGAAGTGGTCGCGTGAGAATGCGCACGTGGCGACGACGATTGCCGAAATTCTAGCCGGCCGGACGATTGTGCGGGTGGAGAGCCTGGGTCGCGACGACGTGCTGCGTTTTAAGACCGGCGACTGGGTCGAGTTCACGAACGACCAGCGTGAGTTCGACGGGCTGCCCGGCGAGATGCGCAAGGTGACGGTGGATGACACCAACAAGACGTTGACGTTCAGTCCGGCCCTGCCGATCGCCGATTTTCCGCAAGGCGTACCCGATGCAGCCAAGCACGTGCGGGTCATCCGCTGGGACCAATCCGGCATCGTGCGCAAGCCGGATGGTTCGCAACTGGTGAACCTGGATCTCACTGCGGACGGGTTGATCGAGTTGTCGGTGGCGAACCCCGGATTTGTGCTGGAGCACGGCGTGCAAGCCACCCTGACCATCCTTTCCGGCGGCCGGGCGCATGGCGGCGATTACTGGTGTTTTGCCGCGAGGACGGCGGATGCCGACATCGAACGATTGAACCAGGCGCCGCCGCTCGGTATCCATCATCATTACTGTCACCTCGCCATCATCGAAGCGGACGGCAAGATTCATGACTGTCGAACCGTATTTCCGCCGCTCACGGAGCTCACGCCTGGCTGCTGCACGGTGGTGGTACAGCCTGGAGAAGATATCCAGGCCGCGATCGACTCGCTGCCGGAAGAAGGCGGGTGCGTCTGCCTCAAGGTGGGCGAGCACGAGATTGAGGCGCCGATTCGGATCGAACAGTCCAACGTGTCGTTGCACGGGGAAACCTTGGGCGCGCGTGTCGTCCGGAAGAGCGGGACGGAGCTCCTTCACATCGGGCATCCCGACGGGGTGCTGTTGGAGCATGTGACCGTCTCAGGGTTGTCGTTGCTGCTTGAGAACAAGGGGCAACAGGGGCAGGGCCTACAGGCCATGGTGGCGATGGACCGTTGCCGCGAAGCCGTGCTCGAGCGATGTCTGTTGCATGCGCAGGTGCCGACTCAGATCGCCGGTGTCGTCATCAGCCGCAGCACCGATGTACGCGTGACGGGCTGTGTCGTCGACAATGTGCAATACGGAGTCTGGACACTTGCCGATACGACGGGCCTCGTCATCGTCGGCAACAGTTTCGATGCCGCGAACAAGCGGAAAAGCGACGGAGGCCTGGTGGGGCTTCTGTTGCAGGACGTGTCCTTCCCGGCTCGCATCGAGGACAATCGCCTTTTGGGGTTTGTCTTCGGCATTGTCCTGAACAATGGAGCGCTGACCGGCACGCCGTTTTCGCTGGCCGCCGGTTCCACCATTGCCGGGAACTATATCGTGCGGCTGGGAGCAGAAGTGGACCCGGGGACGCTGAAGGCGTTCGGCATCGATGTGGCCGCCGATGGCTGTGTCATCAGCGACAATATCCTGCTCTACAATTCGCCCGAATACGGAGGCATCGCCGTGAGCGGGCGAAATACCGTGGTTGAACGCAATCAACTCCGCTCCCTGTTGAAAGAAGCCGGAGCGGTTCGCCCTATCGCGCTGCTGCTGGCCAGGTTCGGCGGCAACGGCAGCCTTGGAACATTCGGCGGGAGAATAGCGGGGAATCTGGTACTCGGGGTCCAGGAAGGCATCGTCGTGATCGGCAATGAGGGGGCCGAGTTGCTCGATAATCGGGTAGAGAGCGAAGGGCAGGAGGCCGGGTTCGGCGTGCTGCTGGCGGCGTCCAGTCGTGTCCGTGTGCAGGGGAATCGCGTCACCAATACCGCCTGGCCGGTCGCGGCCAGCGGCGGCACGGCCAACGTCCTTGCGGACAACAACCTGGTGCGAGGCGGCGGCGGGATCACCGCGGTGTTTCATACCTCGCTGACGTGCAGTCAGAATCGCGTCGAAGATATGCGCCATTGGGGCATTCTGAGCCTGGTCGGGTTTGCCAAATGTGCTCTCACTGAGAACCGGGTCTTGAACTGTGGCTATCAGCAGGCCCCGTCCATCGGCATCGGCGCCTCCCTGCAGCTCGGGGAGTTGTGCGTGGAGTCCTGCGAGGTGATGAATACCGGAGTCTCGCCGGATAATACGACCATCAGTGCGCTCTCCTGGGGAATCATCGCTGATTTGATTCTGGAGGCGCGTGTGCAGAGCAACCTGGTCACCTATGCGAACGCGGCTCTCTTGGATGCCAATCAGGAGCACCGCGCGCTCTGGATGCGTGGTTGGCTGGAGCAGGTGATCACGTTCGGTGCGGGCCAGGTGGTCTTCGGATTCAGCGCGCAGATCCTGGACAACAAATTCCTCGGGCCTGGTCGCACGGCGTTGGTCGAGGTCGCCCAGCAGAATCTGAGCGACACGTTGTTCCGCCGCTTCGAGCGGCTCTTCTTCAGCAATAATTTCTGTTGGCACGCCAGCGTGGCCGCCCAGGGGACCGCAACAGTGTCGCTTTCGGCGAGAAGTGCGATTGTGATGGGCAACCACATTAAGACGAATGTGCCGATCCCGTCCGTAGATTTCCACGGCATGAAGGAGGCGGTTTACATGGGTAACCTGGCTCAAGCCAATCCGGTGAATTTCGGGGGGATTCCCTCTCCGGTCTCCGGCTTCAATCGACCCTAG
- a CDS encoding putative baseplate assembly protein, with the protein MTYSCCDELRRQAVRDHPTLNGIDFLEVIDRAAPTEAERQRKLEVHFVKPLATPAPKAVNIRIDGGERITPIRVLGVSVGTGTSVEVLTVEVEQAGDFSLYTLRLVTSALDDSVPPGFDPQLAAIEFSFKVECSSPFDCAPQHRCPEETGPAPVIDYLAKDYASFRRVMLDRMAAIMPQWKERNAADLGVMLVEALAYTADQLSYQQDAVATEAYLGTARRRISVRRHARLMDYFMSEGCNARTWIQLEVSADVLRADPADPAVPAGTKFTTRIPGQPTAIADDPRVYERAQIIFEAMESLQSLYAGHNELRFYTWSNQRCCLPSGVRSATLVGHHPNLTPGTILLFEEVIGPESGSPSDADPTRRHVIRLDRVVATKAGGTPLTDPVTGQFITDISWHEEDALPFPFCLSAATEQGYRDAVSVARGNLVLADHGVTRKGESLGQVPDSFLSMPRPKDGDRCAPLTSSRVLPRFRPRLSKAPLTHAGPAYDHVMSARTALQWALRDVQPAVTLTGTKGSESRTWTARRDLLNSGAAADEYVLEVENDGSGRIRFGDDVHGRRPESGTVFTARYRIGNGRAGNIGADALVHIALTVPEIMLVRNPLPAVGGQDPESLQDVRQRAPVAYRVQERAVTPADYAEVTERRADVQRAAASFRWTGSWHTVFVTVDRGGGGPLSGEYEEEIRGHVERYRMAGHDLEVDGPQFVSLEIDLHVCVAAEHFRSDVERELLDLFSNRDLPDGRRGLFHPDNFTFGQPVYLSAIYAAAHQVTGVESVEVRTFQRQGRPESAALDSGRLEIGRLEIARLDNDRNFAEHGRLTISLGGGK; encoded by the coding sequence GTGACCTATTCCTGCTGCGACGAACTGCGGCGTCAGGCCGTTCGAGACCATCCGACGCTGAACGGGATCGATTTCCTCGAAGTGATCGATCGCGCCGCGCCCACGGAAGCCGAGCGCCAACGGAAACTCGAGGTCCACTTCGTGAAACCTTTGGCCACGCCCGCCCCGAAGGCGGTCAACATTCGGATCGACGGCGGCGAGCGCATCACGCCCATTCGTGTGCTCGGGGTCAGCGTCGGAACCGGAACGTCGGTGGAGGTGTTGACCGTCGAAGTGGAGCAAGCGGGCGATTTTTCGCTGTATACGCTCCGTCTGGTGACAAGCGCGCTTGATGACAGTGTCCCTCCCGGTTTCGATCCGCAGCTGGCAGCCATCGAGTTTTCGTTCAAGGTGGAATGCTCGAGCCCATTCGATTGCGCGCCGCAGCATCGGTGCCCGGAGGAGACGGGCCCGGCCCCGGTGATCGATTATCTGGCCAAAGACTATGCGAGTTTCCGCCGCGTCATGCTCGACCGGATGGCGGCCATCATGCCGCAATGGAAGGAACGCAACGCTGCCGATCTGGGCGTGATGTTGGTCGAGGCCTTGGCCTATACCGCCGACCAATTGAGTTATCAGCAGGATGCCGTGGCGACGGAGGCCTACCTGGGGACGGCGCGACGGCGGATCTCGGTCCGGCGCCATGCCCGTCTTATGGACTACTTCATGAGCGAGGGGTGCAACGCCAGGACCTGGATCCAGCTGGAGGTATCCGCCGACGTGCTACGAGCCGATCCCGCCGATCCGGCGGTTCCGGCCGGTACGAAGTTCACGACGCGCATCCCGGGGCAGCCCACCGCCATTGCCGACGATCCGCGCGTCTACGAGCGTGCCCAGATCATCTTCGAAGCGATGGAATCTCTCCAGTCTCTCTATGCCGGACACAACGAATTACGGTTCTACACCTGGAGCAATCAGCGGTGCTGTTTGCCCAGTGGCGTGCGCTCGGCCACGCTCGTCGGACACCATCCGAACCTCACACCGGGGACGATTCTGCTGTTCGAAGAGGTGATCGGTCCGGAAAGTGGCTCGCCATCCGATGCGGATCCGACGCGGCGACATGTCATTAGGCTGGATCGTGTGGTTGCCACGAAGGCCGGCGGGACACCGTTGACCGATCCGGTCACCGGCCAGTTCATCACGGACATCTCGTGGCATGAAGAAGACGCGTTGCCCTTTCCCTTCTGCCTCTCTGCCGCCACAGAGCAGGGGTATCGCGATGCCGTCAGCGTAGCGCGCGGCAACCTGGTCCTGGCGGACCATGGGGTGACGCGGAAGGGCGAGTCGCTGGGCCAGGTGCCGGACTCTTTCCTGTCCATGCCGAGACCGAAAGACGGAGATCGTTGCGCACCGCTGACCTCATCGAGGGTGCTGCCGCGATTTAGGCCTCGCCTCAGCAAGGCGCCGCTGACCCATGCGGGGCCTGCCTATGACCATGTCATGTCGGCGCGTACCGCCTTACAGTGGGCGCTGCGTGACGTCCAGCCGGCCGTCACGCTGACCGGCACCAAGGGCAGCGAGTCGAGGACATGGACGGCCCGTCGCGACCTGCTCAACAGCGGCGCCGCGGCCGATGAGTATGTGCTGGAGGTGGAGAACGACGGGAGCGGCAGGATTCGTTTCGGCGACGACGTGCATGGCCGGCGGCCAGAATCCGGCACCGTCTTTACCGCGCGTTATCGGATCGGGAACGGACGCGCCGGGAACATCGGGGCGGATGCGCTGGTGCACATTGCGTTGACGGTACCGGAGATCATGCTGGTCCGCAATCCGTTGCCCGCCGTGGGAGGACAGGATCCTGAATCGCTGCAGGATGTCAGGCAACGCGCTCCGGTGGCCTACCGCGTTCAGGAGCGTGCCGTGACACCGGCGGATTATGCCGAGGTGACGGAACGCCGGGCCGACGTCCAGCGGGCCGCCGCCTCCTTTCGCTGGACAGGCAGTTGGCACACGGTGTTCGTCACCGTCGATCGTGGGGGCGGGGGCCCGCTCTCCGGTGAGTATGAGGAAGAGATCCGTGGGCATGTCGAGCGTTACCGCATGGCCGGTCACGATCTGGAGGTCGACGGCCCGCAGTTCGTTTCGCTGGAGATCGATCTCCACGTGTGTGTGGCGGCCGAACATTTCCGCAGTGACGTCGAACGTGAACTGCTCGACCTGTTCAGCAATCGCGATCTGCCCGACGGCCGTCGCGGCCTGTTTCATCCGGACAACTTCACGTTCGGACAGCCGGTCTACCTCAGTGCCATCTATGCGGCGGCCCATCAGGTGACGGGTGTCGAGTCGGTGGAGGTGCGCACGTTTCAGCGGCAGGGCCGTCCGGAAAGTGCGGCGCTCGACAGCGGCCGATTGGAGATCGGGCGGCTGGAGATTGCGCGGCTGGACAACGACCGGAATTTTGCGGAGCACGGGCGCCTGACGATCAGCCTGGGAGGCGGGAAATGA